One window of Sphingobium sp. HWE2-09 genomic DNA carries:
- a CDS encoding alginate export family protein, translating to MRFECARRLCLTAYIASATPALSERSEGLDLSGTMRVRYEGISGQPRLGYNNDDGLINLRTTLLAGYRSGPFTIGAELWDSRVYSDDAAAQVTTGEVNTLEFVQAWVRFSDAAGATKVSAQAGRFLLNLGSRRLVAADDYRNTINGYTGLRGDITTVTGITATAIYVLPQQRRPDDLPSLRKNEQKIDHEGFDLVVWGGTAAKANALGPFTAEASFYHLAEKDHPRRSTRDRSLNTYGVRLVREPLAGKVDAEIEALRQSGSLSRSTVADAPRLSVAASFIHVSVGYTFLGRLKARLSAQYDRASGDRDGGKYSRFDTLFGMRRAELAPSGLYNAVGRANISTPGVRAEIAPSRRWDAFIAYRALWLAAKTDSFSTTGVQDAGGRSGSFAGQQFDGRIRWWIRPEKLRLEVDGVLLVRGRFLENAPNASSRGVSAYGSVNLTVLF from the coding sequence ATGCGTTTTGAGTGTGCTCGGAGACTATGTCTTACAGCCTATATAGCGTCAGCTACGCCGGCCCTTAGCGAGCGGTCCGAGGGGCTCGACCTCTCTGGCACAATGAGGGTGCGCTACGAAGGCATCTCAGGACAGCCGCGCCTCGGTTACAATAATGACGATGGGCTGATCAATCTTCGGACGACCCTGCTCGCAGGCTATCGATCGGGCCCATTCACCATAGGTGCCGAGCTTTGGGATAGCCGGGTCTACAGTGACGATGCGGCGGCACAGGTCACGACTGGAGAGGTGAACACGCTGGAGTTCGTTCAGGCGTGGGTCCGTTTTAGCGATGCTGCCGGCGCCACGAAGGTTTCCGCACAGGCCGGCCGGTTCCTTTTGAATTTGGGCTCACGCCGGTTGGTCGCAGCCGACGATTACCGGAACACGATCAATGGCTACACGGGTCTGCGTGGAGATATAACAACCGTAACAGGTATCACCGCTACCGCGATCTATGTCCTTCCGCAGCAACGTCGGCCTGACGATCTCCCATCTTTACGCAAAAACGAACAGAAGATTGATCATGAAGGCTTCGACCTCGTTGTTTGGGGCGGCACAGCCGCGAAGGCGAACGCGTTAGGGCCTTTTACCGCGGAAGCTAGTTTCTACCATCTGGCTGAGAAGGACCATCCAAGACGTTCGACCCGGGACCGCTCGTTGAACACCTATGGAGTCAGGCTCGTTCGCGAGCCCCTAGCCGGTAAGGTCGACGCTGAGATCGAAGCCTTGCGCCAATCCGGATCGCTCAGTCGGTCCACTGTCGCCGACGCACCTAGGCTGTCGGTGGCTGCATCTTTCATACATGTTAGTGTCGGCTATACATTCCTTGGCAGGCTCAAGGCGCGCCTATCCGCGCAATATGATCGGGCCAGCGGCGACCGTGATGGTGGAAAATATAGCCGGTTCGACACGCTGTTTGGGATGCGGCGGGCGGAGCTGGCGCCATCGGGGCTCTACAACGCCGTGGGCCGAGCCAATATATCCACGCCAGGCGTGCGGGCCGAGATTGCCCCTTCCAGGCGGTGGGATGCCTTTATAGCATACCGGGCGCTTTGGCTGGCCGCGAAAACGGACAGCTTTTCGACCACTGGCGTGCAGGACGCCGGTGGACGTTCGGGGTCGTTCGCGGGCCAGCAATTCGACGGGCGTATAAGGTGGTGGATCCGTCCCGAGAAGTTGAGGCTTGAAGTTGACGGCGTGCTGCTAGTCAGAGGACGCTTCTTGGAGAATGCTCCTAATGCGTCTTCTCGAGGAGTGAGCGCTTATGGATCCGTCAATCTTACCGTTCTGTTCTGA
- a CDS encoding acyl-CoA dehydrogenase C-terminal domain-containing protein produces MPSQSQKHLRKKYQEKPMQAYAPPIDDYRFLLDGVLNFNSALIEIGSDVDAGLASTVLEAAGDLCARSWQPPNCSGDEQGSKLVNGQVTTPPGFADAYRESRKAGWTTLSASLEHGGQGLPFTLLRRMISGEWTGAMALAESGAGTDLALLKTRAVRIAKTTANALGLPREATEAVEGVGQDELSAADVDYLRLFAWASFGWMWSRMAVAAKGDTLQHESKIKVADYYAARILSQARGLAAGIGAGAEPSWRS; encoded by the coding sequence ATGCCCAGCCAGTCACAAAAGCATTTGCGTAAAAAATACCAGGAGAAACCGATGCAGGCCTATGCACCGCCGATTGACGATTATCGCTTCCTGCTAGACGGGGTGCTAAACTTCAACTCGGCATTGATAGAGATCGGCAGCGATGTGGATGCGGGCCTGGCATCGACCGTTCTGGAGGCTGCGGGCGACCTTTGCGCGCGGTCGTGGCAGCCGCCCAATTGCAGCGGCGACGAACAGGGCAGCAAGCTTGTTAACGGCCAGGTGACGACGCCTCCCGGATTTGCCGACGCATATCGCGAATCTAGAAAGGCCGGTTGGACTACCCTCTCGGCGAGCCTCGAGCATGGCGGGCAGGGACTGCCTTTCACTCTTCTGCGGCGCATGATAAGCGGCGAATGGACCGGGGCAATGGCGCTGGCCGAAAGTGGGGCCGGCACCGATTTGGCGCTGCTCAAAACCAGGGCTGTACGCATCGCGAAAACCACCGCGAATGCGCTCGGGCTTCCTCGCGAAGCAACGGAGGCCGTTGAGGGTGTCGGCCAGGATGAACTGAGCGCCGCAGATGTCGACTATCTTCGGCTTTTCGCCTGGGCCAGCTTCGGCTGGATGTGGTCGCGTATGGCCGTCGCCGCGAAGGGCGACACATTGCAACACGAGAGCAAAATCAAGGTCGCCGATTATTACGCTGCGCGTATCCTGTCGCAGGCGCGGGGGCTCGCCGCGGGTATCGGCGCTGGAGCGGAACCGTCATGGCGCTCGTGA